In Vibrio diazotrophicus, the following proteins share a genomic window:
- the minD gene encoding septum site-determining protein MinD produces MARIIVVTSGKGGVGKTTSSAAIASGLALKGKKTAVIDFDIGLRNLDLIMGCERRVVYDFVNVINGEATLNQALIKDKRNENLFILPASQTRDKDALTKDGVQRVFDELKEMGFDFIICDSPAGIEQGALMALYYADEAIVTTNPEVSSVRDSDRILGILDSKSLRAEQGMEPIKQHLLLTRYNPTRVNQGEMLSVQDVEEILHVPLLGVIPESQAVLNASNKGVPVIFDEQSDAGQAYDDTVSRLLGEEIEFRFLTEPKKGIFKRLFGG; encoded by the coding sequence ATGGCACGCATTATTGTCGTAACGTCGGGTAAAGGTGGTGTGGGTAAAACCACATCTAGCGCAGCGATTGCGTCAGGCTTGGCTTTAAAAGGTAAAAAGACAGCGGTTATCGATTTTGATATCGGCTTGCGTAATCTTGATTTGATTATGGGCTGTGAACGTCGCGTTGTGTATGACTTCGTCAACGTTATCAATGGTGAAGCGACGCTGAACCAAGCCCTGATCAAAGACAAACGTAACGAGAACCTGTTCATTCTTCCTGCTTCTCAAACTCGCGATAAAGATGCGTTGACCAAAGATGGTGTGCAACGCGTATTCGATGAGTTAAAAGAAATGGGCTTTGACTTCATCATTTGTGACTCTCCAGCAGGTATTGAGCAAGGTGCTTTGATGGCGCTTTACTATGCAGATGAAGCGATTGTAACGACTAATCCAGAAGTCTCTTCTGTTCGCGACTCAGACCGTATTCTTGGCATTCTTGATTCTAAGTCACTACGTGCAGAACAAGGTATGGAGCCTATTAAGCAGCACCTGCTTTTGACACGTTACAACCCAACACGTGTTAATCAAGGCGAAATGCTTAGCGTACAAGACGTTGAAGAAATTTTGCATGTGCCTCTATTGGGTGTTATTCCTGAGAGCCAAGCAGTACTGAACGCATCAAACAAAGGTGTTCCAGTTATTTTCGACGAACAGTCTGATGCTGGTCAGGCATACGATGACACCGTATCACGCCTACTTGGCGAAGAAATCGAATTCCGTTTCCTAACCGAGCCGAAGAAAGGCATCTTTAAACGACTTTTTGGGGGCTAA
- the minC gene encoding septum site-determining protein MinC: protein MSNTPDLKGSSFTLSVLHLSDNHITNTIDFLKQKIAQAPAFFANAPVVINIAKVDGDIDFVQLKNGISEANLIPVGISGCKDKRSQTLASEAGFAVMTASNSPTNAPAKMAPTKVVRTPIRSGQQVYAKDGDLVILNHVSAGAEVIADGSIHIHGTLRGRAIAGASGQKEARIICHDLQAELVSIAGNYWLSDQIESEFWQQKVMLSMNDDSLLFESLAI, encoded by the coding sequence ATGTCTAATACACCTGACCTAAAAGGTAGTAGTTTTACTTTGTCAGTTTTACACCTTTCTGACAATCACATCACCAACACTATAGATTTTCTCAAACAAAAAATCGCGCAAGCGCCTGCATTTTTTGCAAATGCCCCTGTTGTTATCAATATCGCTAAAGTCGACGGAGACATCGATTTTGTGCAACTGAAAAACGGTATCAGCGAGGCAAACTTAATTCCTGTTGGTATTTCCGGCTGCAAAGATAAACGCAGCCAAACGCTCGCGTCTGAAGCGGGTTTTGCCGTGATGACCGCCAGTAACAGCCCAACTAACGCGCCAGCGAAAATGGCACCAACCAAAGTGGTTCGCACCCCTATTCGCTCCGGTCAGCAAGTGTATGCCAAAGATGGCGACTTAGTGATCCTTAACCATGTCAGCGCGGGTGCTGAAGTGATTGCCGATGGTTCCATTCATATTCACGGCACTCTGCGTGGACGCGCTATCGCAGGTGCGAGCGGTCAAAAAGAAGCTCGTATTATTTGTCACGATTTACAAGCTGAGCTAGTCTCCATTGCTGGGAATTACTGGCTTAGCGATCAGATTGAAAGTGAGTTTTGGCAGCAGAAAGTCATGCTGAGTATGAATGATGACTCACTCCTGTTCGAATCTCTCGCAATTTAA
- the fadD gene encoding long-chain-fatty-acid--CoA ligase FadD, translated as MDKPWLSRYPSEVPETINPDLYPSLVEMFEQSVNRFADQPAFINMGTVMTYRKLEERSRAFAAYLQNDLKLKKGDRVALMMPNLLQYPVALFGILRAGLIAVNVNPLYTPRELEHQLNDADARAIVIVSNFASTLEKIVANTQVKHVVLTSLGQMLPRAKGTVVDFVVKYVKGMVPKYHLPGAISMRKALHKGRRQQYVKPFMAGDDIAFLQYTGGTTGVAKGAVLTHRNMIANVLQAKGAYGAVLREGRELVVTALPLYHVFALTVNCLLFIEMGGNNLLITNPRDIPGFVKELQRTSATAITGVNTLFNALVNNEDFHELDFSNLKLSVGGGMAVQRAVAEKWKKITGIHLLEGYGLTECAPLVTGNPHNLTEYTGAIGLPVPSTEVRIVDDEGNVLPNDQVGELQVRGPQVMQGYWQRPEATKEVLDEDGWLSTGDIVRFDENYLLHIVDRKKDMILVSGFNVYPNEIEDVVALHGKVLEVAAIGQAHEISGEVVKIFVVKRDPSLTKEDVIEHCREYLTGYKVPKLVEFRDELPKTNVGKILRRVLREENDSALAKSA; from the coding sequence GTGGATAAACCTTGGCTTTCACGTTACCCAAGTGAAGTACCAGAGACCATAAATCCAGATCTATATCCATCATTGGTGGAAATGTTCGAACAATCGGTCAATCGATTTGCTGATCAACCTGCTTTCATTAACATGGGCACGGTTATGACTTATCGCAAATTGGAAGAGCGTAGCCGAGCATTTGCTGCGTATTTGCAAAACGATTTGAAATTGAAGAAAGGCGATCGCGTAGCGCTAATGATGCCAAACCTTTTGCAATATCCGGTTGCGTTGTTCGGTATTTTGCGTGCGGGCCTTATCGCAGTTAATGTGAACCCTCTTTACACTCCTCGCGAACTAGAACATCAGCTAAATGATGCAGACGCACGAGCGATCGTTATTGTTTCTAACTTTGCCAGCACGCTAGAAAAAATCGTTGCGAATACACAAGTTAAACATGTGGTTCTGACCAGTCTTGGTCAGATGCTGCCACGTGCAAAAGGTACTGTGGTTGATTTCGTAGTTAAGTACGTAAAAGGAATGGTACCGAAGTATCATCTTCCTGGTGCAATTTCTATGCGTAAGGCACTGCATAAAGGTCGCCGTCAACAGTATGTGAAACCTTTTATGGCGGGTGATGATATTGCTTTCCTTCAATATACCGGTGGTACTACGGGTGTAGCGAAAGGTGCAGTACTGACGCACAGAAATATGATTGCCAATGTATTGCAGGCAAAAGGTGCCTACGGTGCGGTATTGCGTGAAGGGCGTGAATTAGTGGTGACGGCGCTGCCGCTTTACCACGTATTCGCGTTAACCGTGAACTGCCTGCTGTTTATTGAGATGGGTGGCAACAACTTGCTCATTACCAACCCGAGAGACATTCCGGGGTTCGTGAAAGAGCTACAAAGAACATCTGCGACCGCTATTACCGGGGTAAACACCCTGTTTAATGCGTTGGTGAACAATGAAGATTTCCATGAGTTGGATTTCAGCAATCTGAAATTGTCTGTTGGTGGCGGTATGGCTGTACAGCGCGCTGTCGCTGAAAAGTGGAAAAAGATCACCGGCATCCATTTGCTCGAAGGTTACGGTTTAACAGAATGTGCCCCATTGGTTACTGGCAACCCTCATAACCTCACTGAATACACAGGTGCGATTGGTTTACCTGTACCTTCAACGGAAGTTCGTATTGTTGATGATGAAGGTAACGTATTGCCAAATGATCAAGTGGGTGAGCTGCAAGTACGTGGCCCGCAGGTCATGCAAGGTTACTGGCAACGTCCTGAAGCAACCAAAGAAGTGTTGGATGAAGATGGCTGGTTATCTACAGGTGACATCGTAAGATTTGACGAAAATTACTTACTGCATATTGTTGACCGTAAGAAAGACATGATTCTGGTTTCAGGCTTTAACGTTTATCCGAATGAAATTGAAGATGTGGTTGCTTTGCATGGAAAAGTTCTTGAAGTGGCCGCGATTGGTCAGGCTCATGAAATTTCAGGTGAAGTAGTGAAGATTTTCGTGGTTAAACGTGACCCAAGCTTAACCAAAGAAGATGTCATTGAGCACTGTCGTGAATACTTAACAGGCTACAAAGTACCTAAGTTAGTTGAGTTCAGAGATGAACTACCAAAAACTAACGTTGGTAAGATTCTGCGTCGAGTATTGCGTGAAGAGAACGACTCAGCTTTAGCTAAAAGTGCGTAA
- the tsaB gene encoding tRNA (adenosine(37)-N6)-threonylcarbamoyltransferase complex dimerization subunit type 1 TsaB, producing MSAKILALDTATEQCSVALMVGEKVYSRSEFAPRDHTKKILPMVDEVLKEAGLALSDLDALAFGRGPGSFTGVRIGIGIAQGLAFGADLPMIGVSTLATMAQGAYRQHGVTHVASAIDARMSEVYWGRFERQEDGSWNEIDAECVIPPAVLVQQIETAEQVQKDENSWAKVGTGWQAYADDLAALPLNLTESEILYPDSQDIVYLAQFEWAKGNTTAVEDSSPVYLRDTVAWKKLPGRE from the coding sequence ATGAGCGCAAAAATTCTTGCCTTAGACACAGCGACAGAGCAGTGTTCAGTCGCCTTAATGGTTGGTGAAAAAGTGTATTCCCGCAGTGAGTTTGCACCTCGCGACCATACAAAAAAAATTCTGCCAATGGTGGATGAGGTTCTAAAAGAAGCGGGCTTAGCGCTGAGTGATTTAGACGCGCTCGCTTTCGGGCGTGGTCCGGGTAGCTTTACAGGCGTTCGAATTGGTATCGGAATTGCACAGGGTTTAGCATTCGGTGCGGATTTACCCATGATTGGCGTATCTACGTTGGCGACAATGGCGCAAGGTGCGTACCGTCAACACGGTGTGACTCACGTTGCGAGCGCGATCGATGCACGAATGAGTGAAGTTTATTGGGGCCGTTTTGAGCGTCAAGAAGATGGCAGTTGGAATGAAATCGACGCGGAATGCGTGATTCCACCGGCTGTGCTTGTTCAACAAATCGAAACTGCTGAGCAAGTCCAGAAAGATGAGAATAGTTGGGCGAAAGTAGGAACCGGTTGGCAAGCATACGCTGATGATTTGGCAGCGCTGCCACTGAATTTGACCGAGAGTGAAATACTTTATCCAGATTCGCAAGACATTGTTTATCTTGCTCAGTTTGAATGGGCAAAAGGCAATACAACAGCAGTAGAAGACTCTAGCCCAGTGTATTTACGTGACACAGTGGCATGGAAAAAGCTACCGGGACGTGAGTAA
- a CDS encoding alpha/beta fold hydrolase, whose translation MMFKQTQYSIHSGRIAAVEFGDAKTAEVSVVFIHGWLDNAASFFSVMQELAEVAPQLHLCAIDLPGHGLSEHKNGSNFYPFHDYIDDFCQLSLNFSANKLVIVGHSLGALVASCYSAAFPEHVDGLIQIEGYAPLAESASESVERMRQGVMSRQRLRKKPQRGYDDISQAIERRSMANHINPELIAPIVERGIKQVDGKWHWRHDVKLKSESLYRMSPQHAAEIINAIQCPHRLILGEHGFQSLKQHRNISEQSCPETFTVSGGHHCHLEQPEQVAELIFGVVNKI comes from the coding sequence ATGATGTTCAAACAGACTCAATACTCAATCCATAGCGGCAGGATAGCCGCAGTGGAATTTGGAGATGCAAAAACGGCCGAAGTATCGGTCGTTTTTATTCATGGCTGGCTAGACAACGCTGCGAGCTTTTTCTCGGTCATGCAAGAGCTGGCTGAGGTTGCGCCTCAGTTACACCTTTGCGCAATCGATTTACCGGGGCATGGCTTGTCTGAGCATAAAAATGGCAGCAATTTTTACCCTTTTCACGACTATATCGATGATTTTTGTCAGTTATCGCTTAATTTCTCAGCAAACAAGCTGGTGATCGTAGGTCATTCTCTTGGTGCTTTGGTTGCAAGTTGCTATAGTGCCGCCTTTCCTGAACACGTGGATGGATTAATTCAGATTGAAGGCTATGCACCTTTGGCTGAATCTGCTTCCGAAAGCGTTGAAAGAATGCGTCAGGGAGTGATGAGCCGTCAGCGTTTACGCAAGAAGCCACAACGTGGCTATGACGATATATCACAAGCGATAGAGCGTCGCTCGATGGCTAACCATATTAATCCTGAGTTGATTGCTCCCATTGTCGAACGGGGTATCAAACAGGTCGATGGTAAATGGCACTGGCGCCATGACGTTAAGTTAAAAAGTGAATCTTTATATCGGATGTCACCGCAACATGCGGCTGAAATTATCAATGCGATTCAATGCCCTCATCGATTAATCCTCGGTGAGCATGGTTTTCAAAGTTTAAAGCAACATCGCAACATTTCGGAGCAAAGTTGCCCTGAGACGTTCACTGTTTCTGGTGGTCATCATTGCCATTTAGAACAACCAGAGCAGGTTGCAGAACTAATTTTTGGCGTAGTTAACAAAATTTAA
- a CDS encoding lytic murein transglycosylase, with protein MRKLLSVVLGLSLSAPVLSNELSFEQYVEGLKQQAREEGISEQILQSAFTNVEYKPRAVVADRNQPEKKKTLDEYIPSAVPDWKVKQARALYEKHYKELSRIGEQYGVQPRFIVALWGVESNFGANMGRFSVIDALSTMAYEGRREEFFRKETMAALQILQQGHIKPDAMKGSWAGAMGQCQFMPSSFLAFAADGNSDGKKDIWGSKSDVFASTANYLSQSGWDDKYTWGRQVKVPHGLDKNLEGRQPEKGKYLREWNELGITRYDGKPLPALSDDIKAWLIMPDDEDGRTYLVYNNYNVLMKWNRSYYFALAVSHLADRIVY; from the coding sequence TTGAGAAAATTATTATCAGTGGTTTTGGGGTTAAGTCTTTCTGCGCCCGTATTGTCGAACGAATTGAGTTTCGAACAGTATGTTGAAGGACTGAAACAACAAGCCCGCGAAGAAGGTATTTCAGAGCAGATTCTTCAGTCTGCTTTTACCAACGTAGAATACAAGCCTCGTGCAGTTGTTGCTGACCGTAATCAGCCAGAGAAAAAGAAAACGCTGGATGAATATATTCCAAGTGCTGTGCCGGATTGGAAAGTAAAACAAGCTCGTGCCTTGTATGAAAAACATTACAAAGAGTTGAGCCGCATTGGCGAACAATACGGTGTTCAGCCTCGTTTCATTGTTGCCTTGTGGGGTGTGGAAAGTAATTTCGGTGCCAATATGGGGCGCTTTAGTGTTATTGATGCTCTATCTACTATGGCCTACGAAGGCCGACGTGAAGAGTTCTTCCGAAAAGAGACCATGGCAGCGTTGCAAATCCTTCAGCAAGGCCACATTAAACCTGATGCTATGAAAGGCTCTTGGGCTGGCGCGATGGGGCAATGTCAGTTTATGCCAAGTTCATTCTTAGCCTTTGCTGCCGATGGTAACAGTGATGGTAAGAAAGATATTTGGGGCAGTAAGTCGGATGTGTTTGCTTCAACGGCGAATTATCTGAGCCAGTCTGGTTGGGATGATAAATACACTTGGGGTCGCCAAGTCAAAGTGCCTCATGGTTTAGATAAAAACCTCGAAGGCCGTCAGCCAGAGAAAGGCAAATACTTACGCGAGTGGAACGAGCTGGGTATTACTCGTTATGATGGCAAGCCACTTCCAGCGCTCAGCGATGATATTAAAGCGTGGCTGATTATGCCTGATGACGAAGACGGTCGTACGTATTTGGTTTACAACAACTACAACGTGCTGATGAAATGGAACCGTTCATACTACTTTGCGTTAGCGGTCAGCCATTTGGCGGATAGAATCGTCTATTAG
- the rnd gene encoding ribonuclease D yields MNYQIITQFNELERVCLLARDADVVMLDTEFVRTRTFFPQLGLIQLFDGESLSLIDPLTMDDMSPFTELLKDTSVLKVLHACGEDLEVFQNAFGCVPFPMVDTQVMAAFLGYGLSTGFASLVKDLLDVELDKSESRTDWLARPLSQKQLNYAAADVFYLQPMYEQLLEKVTQAGWWDAAQQESELLVEKRIKSVNPDNVYLEIKGAWQLSPKELAILKPLATWRYQEAVKRDLALNFVVRENELLTIARLALRSSKRMIEEGVDPHAVRRHSTKLIQIVKDAMQTPENYYPEKIVPLMDYPGYKQLFKKLKDEVKAVSQSTGLATEFLASKKQLNQLLSWVWNNERDPEHLPDVMSGWRLPILGERLDKLVN; encoded by the coding sequence GTGAATTATCAGATTATTACCCAGTTTAACGAACTAGAGCGTGTGTGCTTATTAGCACGAGACGCCGATGTCGTTATGCTCGATACCGAATTTGTTCGTACCCGTACCTTTTTCCCGCAGTTAGGGCTTATCCAACTGTTTGACGGAGAAAGTCTATCCTTGATTGATCCGCTTACAATGGACGATATGTCGCCATTTACCGAATTACTCAAAGATACTTCCGTTCTGAAAGTGCTCCATGCCTGTGGTGAAGATTTGGAAGTATTTCAGAATGCCTTCGGTTGTGTACCATTTCCAATGGTCGATACCCAAGTGATGGCCGCTTTTCTCGGTTACGGCCTTTCAACAGGCTTTGCTTCTTTGGTGAAGGATCTGCTGGATGTTGAGCTAGATAAAAGTGAATCTCGCACTGACTGGCTGGCTCGTCCTTTATCACAAAAGCAGCTTAATTACGCCGCAGCGGATGTTTTCTATTTACAGCCAATGTATGAGCAACTGCTAGAGAAAGTGACTCAAGCTGGCTGGTGGGATGCCGCGCAGCAGGAATCTGAATTGCTGGTAGAGAAGCGCATTAAGTCAGTCAATCCTGATAATGTGTATTTAGAGATCAAAGGCGCATGGCAGCTTAGCCCTAAAGAGCTAGCAATCTTAAAACCGCTGGCAACGTGGCGTTATCAGGAAGCGGTGAAACGCGATTTAGCCTTGAATTTTGTGGTGCGTGAAAACGAGTTGCTGACTATTGCTCGTCTGGCACTGCGCAGTTCTAAACGTATGATCGAAGAGGGTGTAGATCCACACGCTGTTCGTCGTCATAGCACTAAGCTGATTCAAATCGTGAAAGATGCAATGCAAACTCCGGAAAATTACTATCCAGAGAAGATCGTCCCTCTGATGGATTATCCAGGTTATAAGCAACTGTTTAAGAAGCTCAAAGATGAAGTGAAGGCGGTGTCTCAATCAACAGGTCTTGCAACGGAATTCTTGGCATCGAAAAAACAGCTGAATCAACTATTAAGTTGGGTCTGGAATAACGAGCGTGATCCAGAGCATCTTCCTGATGTGATGAGTGGATGGCGTCTTCCTATTCTTGGCGAACGTTTAGATAAGCTGGTGAATTAA
- a CDS encoding YcgL domain-containing protein, whose product MLCSIYKSPKKEGTYLYIPKRDDFSQIPEALMQTFGKPIFVMLVNLESRQLAQVNVEKVKASLDEQGFFLQLPPPPENLLEQHKERKAQNNPE is encoded by the coding sequence ATGCTTTGTTCTATCTACAAAAGTCCTAAGAAAGAAGGCACCTATCTCTATATTCCAAAAAGAGATGATTTCTCGCAGATCCCAGAAGCGCTGATGCAAACATTCGGTAAACCGATATTTGTGATGTTGGTTAATCTGGAATCACGCCAATTAGCTCAGGTAAATGTGGAAAAAGTCAAAGCATCGCTGGATGAACAAGGTTTCTTCTTGCAATTGCCGCCACCACCAGAGAATCTATTAGAACAACATAAAGAAAGAAAAGCTCAGAACAATCCTGAGTGA
- the minE gene encoding cell division topological specificity factor MinE translates to MSLLEFFKPQKKTSASLAKERLQIIVAERRSQNDPAPTYLPQLKEDILQVIAKYVAIDPSMVELSFEHKDDDISVLELNVKLPDDEK, encoded by the coding sequence ATGTCTTTACTTGAATTTTTCAAACCACAGAAAAAAACATCCGCAAGTTTAGCGAAGGAACGTTTACAGATCATCGTGGCAGAACGTCGTAGCCAGAATGATCCTGCGCCAACCTATTTGCCACAGCTGAAAGAAGACATTCTTCAAGTGATTGCAAAATACGTGGCAATAGACCCGTCAATGGTCGAGCTCTCTTTCGAACATAAAGATGATGATATTTCAGTGCTAGAGCTGAACGTTAAGCTTCCAGACGACGAAAAATAA
- a CDS encoding Slp family lipoprotein: protein MKPFTLRHLFALSAVFVISACTSLPTELNASSEETVISDYKTWVESGTAQGSEVRLGGVIAHITNLKDKTRIEVVNVPVDSVGRPSVKVEPQGRFVGYVNEFLDPVTFAEGRLVTLLGNTAEPETGKVGDFEHQYPVMTVKGYHLWRVEERIIMQDSGPYLYHHCLSYFCRDRDDMYREGRVIQEVK from the coding sequence ATGAAACCATTCACTTTACGCCACTTATTCGCCTTGTCTGCTGTCTTTGTTATTTCCGCCTGTACCTCATTACCAACCGAACTGAACGCTTCCTCAGAAGAAACGGTTATTTCTGATTACAAAACATGGGTGGAATCCGGCACTGCGCAAGGTAGTGAAGTCCGATTAGGCGGTGTTATCGCCCATATTACCAACCTCAAAGACAAGACCCGTATTGAAGTGGTTAATGTGCCAGTTGATAGTGTTGGCAGGCCAAGCGTTAAGGTTGAGCCTCAGGGACGTTTCGTCGGTTACGTGAATGAGTTCTTAGATCCGGTCACTTTCGCAGAAGGTCGATTAGTGACGCTACTCGGCAATACGGCTGAACCTGAAACAGGCAAAGTGGGTGATTTCGAACATCAGTACCCTGTGATGACAGTCAAGGGTTACCACTTGTGGCGAGTCGAAGAGCGCATCATCATGCAAGACAGCGGCCCTTATTTATATCACCACTGCTTAAGTTATTTCTGTCGTGACAGAGATGACATGTATCGTGAAGGCAGAGTAATACAAGAAGTAAAATGA
- a CDS encoding ATP-dependent DNA helicase — protein MIQKTFSQQGALGKAIPGFQPRQAQIEMAQAVAKAIVGESQLVVEAGTGTGKTFAYLVPALLSGKKTIISTGSKNLQEQLFHRDLPLMVDALGFHGNVALLKGRANYLCLDRLSRQMIESHTNDSADPQLLTQLVKVRSWSSETRSGDLGECDALPEDSMIIPTITSTNDNCLGKECPSYTDCFVNKARRKAMDADIVVVNHHLFLADLAIKETGFGELIPEAEVFIFDEAHQLPDIASQYFGQSVSSRQIQDLAKDIEIAYRTEAKDMRQLQKVGDKLVQSAADLRIVLGDSGHRGNWREAMASPSIAREIERVKDSLNFAIEVLKIALGRSQLLDAAFERANLIKGRIERVCDVSITGYSYWFDTTPRHFSLHITPLSVADKFHEQIEMKQGAWIFTSATLAVNDDFGHFTHRLGLQPGEQFSLPSPFDYQNQAKLCVPRYLPEPNSPGLADKLVRMLSPVIEQNQGRCFFLCTSHSMMRELGEKFRETLTLPVLMQGETSKQKTLAEFMELGNALLVATGAFWEGIDVRGDTLSCVIIDKLPFTAPDDPLLKARIEDCRLRGGDPFAQVQLPDAVITLKQGVGRLIRDKKDKGALIICDNRLVTRDYGGIFLASLPPIPRTRDLDMVKSFLAQLSETETI, from the coding sequence ATGATCCAAAAAACCTTTTCTCAACAAGGCGCATTAGGCAAAGCCATTCCGGGCTTCCAGCCTCGACAAGCTCAAATCGAGATGGCTCAGGCAGTTGCAAAAGCAATTGTTGGCGAATCGCAGTTGGTCGTGGAAGCTGGAACAGGAACCGGCAAAACCTTCGCTTATCTCGTGCCTGCGCTATTAAGCGGAAAGAAAACCATCATCAGCACGGGTTCTAAAAACCTGCAAGAGCAGCTGTTTCATCGTGATCTTCCCTTAATGGTTGATGCTCTCGGCTTTCACGGCAATGTCGCATTGCTCAAAGGTCGTGCTAACTATTTGTGTCTAGACCGCCTGAGCAGACAAATGATTGAAAGTCACACCAATGACTCTGCTGACCCGCAACTGCTCACACAGCTGGTGAAGGTGAGGTCATGGTCATCAGAGACCAGAAGCGGCGATTTAGGTGAGTGCGATGCACTGCCTGAAGACAGCATGATCATTCCCACCATTACTTCCACCAATGACAACTGTTTGGGTAAAGAATGCCCGAGCTATACCGATTGCTTCGTCAATAAAGCAAGACGCAAAGCGATGGATGCCGATATCGTGGTGGTTAACCATCACCTGTTCTTAGCCGATTTAGCGATTAAAGAAACGGGATTTGGTGAACTGATACCAGAAGCGGAAGTGTTTATCTTCGATGAGGCACATCAGTTGCCTGATATTGCCAGCCAATATTTTGGTCAGTCGGTATCGAGCCGACAAATCCAAGATCTCGCCAAAGACATTGAAATTGCTTATCGCACAGAAGCTAAGGATATGCGCCAACTGCAAAAAGTAGGCGATAAGCTGGTTCAGTCTGCGGCTGATTTACGCATTGTGCTTGGCGATTCTGGGCACAGAGGTAACTGGAGAGAAGCGATGGCTTCGCCTTCTATTGCTCGTGAAATTGAACGTGTTAAAGACAGCCTCAACTTTGCGATAGAAGTACTCAAAATTGCTTTAGGGCGCAGCCAGTTATTGGATGCGGCCTTTGAGCGCGCCAATCTGATTAAAGGCCGAATTGAAAGGGTATGTGATGTTTCCATTACGGGGTACTCGTATTGGTTTGATACCACGCCACGTCATTTTAGTTTGCATATTACGCCGCTTTCCGTTGCCGATAAGTTCCACGAACAGATAGAAATGAAGCAAGGGGCGTGGATTTTTACCTCAGCCACGTTGGCAGTGAATGACGACTTCGGCCACTTTACCCATCGTTTAGGATTGCAGCCCGGTGAACAGTTCTCGTTGCCGAGTCCTTTTGATTATCAAAATCAAGCAAAGTTGTGTGTTCCAAGGTATCTGCCAGAGCCAAACAGTCCGGGGCTTGCTGACAAACTGGTACGCATGCTTTCTCCGGTCATTGAACAAAACCAAGGGCGCTGCTTCTTTTTGTGCACTTCACACAGCATGATGCGCGAACTGGGCGAGAAATTCAGAGAAACGCTGACCTTACCGGTATTAATGCAGGGTGAAACCAGCAAGCAAAAAACACTGGCTGAGTTTATGGAGTTAGGCAACGCCTTGCTGGTGGCAACCGGTGCTTTCTGGGAAGGGATTGATGTTAGAGGTGACACATTAAGCTGTGTTATCATCGACAAACTTCCGTTTACCGCTCCAGATGACCCGCTGTTAAAAGCGCGTATTGAAGATTGCCGTTTGCGAGGCGGAGACCCGTTTGCTCAGGTCCAGTTGCCAGATGCGGTGATTACCTTAAAGCAGGGTGTTGGACGACTTATTCGAGACAAGAAAGACAAAGGAGCACTGATCATTTGTGATAATCGATTAGTGACCCGAGACTATGGCGGAATATTCCTTGCCAGTTTGCCTCCTATCCCGCGTACGCGAGATTTGGATATGGTTAAAAGCTTTCTTGCACAATTATCAGAAACAGAAACAATTTAG